In the Mastomys coucha isolate ucsf_1 unplaced genomic scaffold, UCSF_Mcou_1 pScaffold18, whole genome shotgun sequence genome, one interval contains:
- the Gng10 gene encoding guanine nucleotide-binding protein G(I)/G(S)/G(O) subunit gamma-10, producing the protein MSSGASVSALQRLVEQLKLEAGVERIKVSQAAAELQQYCIQNACKDALLLGVPAGSNPFREPRSCALL; encoded by the exons ATGTCTTCCGGGGCCAGCGTGAGCGCCCTGCAGCGCCTGGTGGAGCAGCTGAAGCTGGAGGCCGGCGTGGAGAGGATCAAG GTCTCTCAGGCAGCTGCAGAGCTTCAGCAGTACTGCATACAGAATGCATGCAAGGACGCCCTGCTGCTCGGTGTTCCGGCTGGAAGCAACCCCTTCCGGGAGCCCAGGTCCTGTGCTTTACTCTGA